ATGGTAGGGGTTGGCTCTCAAagctgaggccagagaagtACAGCCCTTTCCTGAGACCATACAGCCTGACAGACTGGGCaggtgcacacagacacatacaaacacacatgcagaaagagagagagagaaatgtacAATAGGAATCAAGTGTTCAGACTGAGGGGTTTACCACCTGTTCTAGAGCAGGATatgttcagtgtttcacaatAAAGTAATAAAGACTTTCTCCTGAAGGAATGTATGTTATGTAAACTGTTGCATTTTACATTAAACATATGAACAAAGCTATCCATGATGCTCAAACTGTATGAATCATGTTGTCACTGGAACTTGTATGTATTCATTTGGGGATGcagaaaaataagaaacaatCTGTTTCATGTTTAGTTCTAATTTACTGGCAAATCTCCTCATGTcggtgattttgtgtgtgtgtgtgtgtgtgtgtgtgtgtgtgtgtgtgtgtgtgtgtgtgtgtgtgtgtgtgtgtgtgtgtgtgtgtgtgatggtgatggatgggggtggggtgggggtggggggtgtcaaATGATCTGGGCTTACTTGAGTCTTTCCAGTCTACAGTGTGGAGTCCCCAGCCCAACAGACAGCAGcctcactcctgaatcctgcaggtcattgttactcaggtccagctctgtCAACATGGATGACtgagagctgagaactgaggacagagcacTACAGCTTCTCTTTGACAGATTACAGCCACTCAGCCTAGAGGGGAGTAGGTGATAAGCACAGTGATCCACATGGAGCAATGATAGCAGCAACTactgtacaattttttttttttaaccaacttATCAATATGGTGATAACTCATATGACTATCTAAAGACTGAGAATGAGTTAGTTGAAAAAATTCCTACATGTGTGATACAGTTATCTGTGCACCTACAGAGTTTTACTGGCTTCTTTCATTATTGGCACCAGCCTCAGAAAGGCATCCTCTGAAGCAAAAACTGAGTacttcttcaggtcaaacacatccagatcttcttcagATGaaagtaagatgaagaccaaaGCTGACCaatgagcaggagacagtttatctgtggagagacttcctgatctcagggactgttggatctcctccactagagaacagTCATttagttcattcagacagtggaacagattgaCGCTTCTCTCTGGAGACAGATTCTCACTGatcttcttcttgatgtactggGTTGTTTTCTGATTGGCCAGTAAGTTGCTGTCTGTCTTGATCAATAGGTTGTGTAGTTTGTACTGGTTGGTCTGCactgaaagacccaggaggaagcgaaggaacaagtccaggtgtccatttggactctgtaaggccctGTCAATGGAGATCCTGTGGATCTTCTTAGAAGATGTTTTGCTTAAAAGCAGTCGAAGGTTTTTCAGTGACAGTGGTGGTGAAGGCATcacatttttgttgctgttaatAAATGACATCCTTACataaagagcagccagaaactcctgaacactcagatggacaAAGCTGAACATCTTATCTTTCCCTTTCCTTCCTCGTTCTTCTCTGAAGATCtttgtgaacactcctgagcaCACTGAGGCATCATTGAAATCAATGTTGCTCTCACTCAGATCTTtctcatagaagatcaggttgcCCTTTTCTAGCTGATGAAAAGCCAGTTTTGCTAATGACTTAATGTATTGAATGCTGTTCTCTGGGCCATCGTTCTCTTTTGTCTGATCAATATGAGACACCAGGAACTCTGTGTACATCTCAGTGAGGGTCTTAGGCAGCTCTCCAccctctctggttttcagcacatcctcaaGAACTgaagcagtgatccagcagaagactgggatgttgCACATGATGAAGAgacttcgtgatgtcttgatgtgggagacaATCCTGTTGGCCTGTTCCTCATCTTTGAATCTTTTCTTGAAATACTCCTCCTTCCaggggtcagtgaaccctctgacctctgttatATTGCTGACAAACTCTCGAggaatctgattggctgctgcaggccgtgtggttatccagatgTGAGCAGAGTGTAGCAGATTTCCATTGATGAGTTCCCTCAGCAGGACAACCGTTTCTGTTGACTTTGTTACATCAGCAGAACGATTGTCGTCAGCATAAAAGTCGAGATGAAGACGGCTCTCATCCAGTccatcaaacacaaacagaagttTGAATTTGCTCTTGTCATAGTCGGTGTTTTCTGATGACTCCAAAGCTGTAAAGATGTAATTAAGAGCCTCCTCTGTGATGCCTGCAGTTTCTGGGATACATTCATGAATGAGCGCTGCCAAACTGAACTTTTCTCCCTTCAGCGGATTCAGCTGACGGAAGGTGAACGGGAAAATCAGATGCACATCTTGGTTGGATCTTTTTTCGGCCCAGTCCAACACAAACTTCTGGACAAGGAAGGTTTTTCCAATTCCTGCGATTCCATTGGTCAGCAccgttttaatgtttttgtcttcttcagaAGGATGTTTGAACAAGTCTGTGGGTTGGATGGGTTTCTCTGCTCCTGTTGGCTTCCATGCCTTCTCAAATGTTTGGACCTCGtgctgtgtgtggatgtgtatgTCACTCCTGGCTGTGATGTACAGCTCTGTGTAGATATCAGCCAGATGCTGTGTATCTTTTGCccactcttcttcttctgcaccCAAAAACTTATCCTGGAAGTTTGATTGAAGCATCTGTTGGTAAAATGTGATAGGATGCGGCTCTGGTACTGGAACTGTAAGATCTATGTCAAAATTGAaggataaaaagacaaaaatgtgaaGTGTATGTCTACAGATATCAAAAGTATACAACTGGAACCAAAATTACTCAGTCTCCTTTACATATTCAATTTACTGGCATAAATTACTATGATTCAGCTGTTTGTAGCCAATCATAAAGCTAGCAATCCTGACAAAAGTTTTACCGTCAGTCTCAGAAGTAGGAGCCTCAGTCTTAGAGAAGAAaagtcctttcttttttttaatcttcccaATACTGCCGTCatcccctttcttcttcttagtCTTCTCACCATCGTCATCttcccctttcttcttcttagtcttctcaccatcatcatcttcccctttctttttcttagtCTTCTCACCATCGTCATCttcccctttctttttcttagtCTTCTCACCAACGTCATCttcccctttctttttcttagtCTTCTCACCATTGTCATCTTCCCCTCTCTTCTTCTTAGTCTGCTCACCATCGTCATCttcccctttctttttcttagtATTCTCACCATCGTCATCATTCCCTCTCTTCTTTGAAGTCTTcccatcatcgtcatcatcctctctcttcttcttagTCTTCTCCCTATCATCATCATCCCCTCTCTTCTCCAAAGTCTTGCC
This window of the Archocentrus centrarchus isolate MPI-CPG fArcCen1 chromosome 16, fArcCen1, whole genome shotgun sequence genome carries:
- the LOC115794630 gene encoding NACHT, LRR and PYD domains-containing protein 12-like: MTIFSDMMSGDLLNTLEDLGDEDFSKFKWFLHQGDVLRGRPVIRKSRLEMSKRLETVDLMMQTYEVAGAVEVTKVILEKINRNDLLQSLPAKNSITEVHGNGGKTPKKRGDNDDGGKTLEKRGDDDDREKTKKKREDDDDDGKTSKKRGNDDDDDDGEKTKKKKGEDDDGEKTKKKKGDDGSIGKIKKKKGLFFSKTEAPTSETDDLTVPVPEPHPITFYQQMLQSNFQDKFLGAEEEEWAKDTQHLADIYTELYITARSDIHIHTQHEVQTFEKAWKPTGAEKPIQPTDLFKHPSEEDKNIKTVLTNGIAGIGKTFLVQKFVLDWAEKRSNQDVHLIFPFTFRQLNPLKGEKFSLAALIHECIPETAGITEEALNYIFTALESSENTDYDKSKFKLLFVFDGLDESRLHLDFYADDNRSADVTKSTETVVLLRELINGNLLHSAHIWITTRPAAANQIPREFVSNITEVRGFTDPWKEEYFKKRFKDEEQANRIVSHIKTSRSLFIMCNIPVFCWITASVLEDVLKTREGGELPKTLTEMYTEFLVSHIDQTKENDGPENSIQYIKSLAKLAFHQLEKGNLIFYEKDLSESNIDFNDASVCSGVFTKIFREERGRKGKDKMFSFVHLSVQEFLAALYVRMSFINSNKNVMPSPPLSLKNLRLLLSKTSSKKIHRISIDRALQSPNGHLDLFLRFLLGLSVQTNQYKLHNLLIKTDSNLLANQKTTQYIKKKISENLSPERSVNLFHCLNELNDCSLVEEIQQSLRSGSLSTDKLSPAHWSALVFILLSSEEDLDVFDLKKYSVFASEDAFLRLVPIMKEASKTLLSGCNLSKRSCSALSSVLSSQSSMLTELDLSNNDLQDSGVRLLSVGLGTPHCRLERLNLSGCMVSGKGCTSLASALRANPYHLSELDLSYNHPGDTGTKLLSAGVEHQHWKLKTLRLEHGGEQRLKPGLKKYFCELTVDTNTANRNLKLTDNNRKVTALALQQPYPTHADRFDTCLQLLCKYGLTGRVYWEVEWRGVVDLAVSYRGIRRRGDSVDCKFGCNNQSWSLMCSDVDHYSVWHNNIGKDISSSSFSSVSNRAGVYLDWPAGTLSYYRICSGSKTLLHTFKTTFTEPLYPGFGFCTLSYGSSVFLSSL